The Lepeophtheirus salmonis chromosome 1, UVic_Lsal_1.4, whole genome shotgun sequence genome has a segment encoding these proteins:
- the tau gene encoding uncharacterized protein tau isoform X2 produces the protein MSSKSNVSIQSKHSTKSSNSVIGEVDADENDLVDESNDVNEELIDQQAEGAPHSDMETNDNDPEINTDIHEGEEKAEEVEEPLIEESKAIELGSEKDDKEEDDDDIGSVHSEKVSGDATTGVTDTGPQSTTQEQDDEMALGNTNEKEGEEFPSPEEERNEMEETEVENLERDNLDLEEDEEEHEIIPSLEHSLSIPDEDKAEYTVSAPESRRNSLAEESNTFKPHLSLAEKMVPAKSLVYKKVHRGKTPYYLKNIRSTIHQTFTSNLNYDKICLPKLRNDSKGDNDSGVDESTQNSGISSSPKKNLSGGANKSTFSPNGSPLKNRSGRTTLKPLSHAPRFARSKSVPKPLSSFSFSQQQTPEPIKKVSMNKIKVGMTSSPNLKQIHSKIGSLEKAHHRPGGGNFKVESRKLDWNSSSKTNAYNKGYVPSGGEKKIEVQKLEWKAQSRIRSLDNAAHRPGGGSKKIQVHKVEWNANSKVGSNDNVKHRPGGGNVKIINQKLDINVKQGKVGSLENVKHKPGGGEKKVFNDVEYLKQMSEHSNMSSRVHSNTNSRRRESISSNRSSEDSGPTRQMTNSSVYVLPEKKPLYKPHSYQSQVARKMSPMSSGF, from the exons ATGTCTTCAAAATCAAATGTTTCCATCCAATCTAAGCATTCGACAAAAAGCTCGAATTCAGTCATTGGAGAGGTAGACGCAGATGAAAATGATCTTGTGGATGAATCCAACGACGTCAACGAAGAACTTATAGATCAACAGGCTGAAGGAGCCCCACATAGCGACATGGAAACGAATGATAATGATCCCGAAATAAATACCGATATTCATGAGGGAGAAGAAAAG GCGGAAGAAGTAGAGGAACCGCTGATTGAAGAATCTAAAGCCATTGAGTTAGGTTCAGAAAAGGATGACAAAGAGGAGGATGATGATGATATTGGGAGTGTCCACTCAGAAAAAGTAAGTGGAGATGCCACAACAGGTGTTACTGATACAGGACCTCAATCAACGACTCAAGAGCAGGATGATGAAATGGCTTTAggtaatacaaatgaaaaagaGGGAGAAGAATTTCCCAGCCCTGAAGAGGAACGAAATGAGATGGAGGAAACAGAGGTTGAAAATTTAGAGAGAGATAACTTAGATTTAGAGGAGGATGAGGAAGAGCATGAGATAATTCCGTCCTTGGAACATAGTTTATCCATACCCGACGAAGATAAAGCCGAATATACCGTTTCAGCTCCTGAATCAAGAAGAAATTCATTGGCTGAAGAATCTAATACGTTTAAACCACATTTAAGTCTCGCAGAGAAAATGGTTCCTGCAAAGtcattagtttataaaaaag TTCACCGAGGAAAAACTCCTTATTACTTAAAGAATATCCGTTCTACTATTCATCAAACCTTTACGTCCAATCTTAACTACGATAAAATATGTTTACCTAAACTTCGAAATGATTCAA aaGGTGACAATGATAGTGGTGTGGATGAAAGCACTCAAAACTCTGGGATATCTTCTTCACCGAAGAAAAATCTCTCCGGAGGTGcaaataaatcaactttttctCCCAATGGATCTCCTTTAAAAAACCGTAGCGGGCGCACGACATTAAAGCCGCTAAGTCATGCCCCACGTTTTGCAAGGAGTAAGTCGGTTCCTAAGCCATTAAGTAGCTTTAGCTTCTCTCAACAACAGACTCCTGAGCCCATCAAGAAAG TCTCCATGAATAAGATCAAAGTTGGAATGACATCCTCAcccaatttaaaacaaattcataGTAAAATTGGAAGCTTAGAAAAGGCTCATCATCGTCCAGGTGGTGGAAATTTCAAAGTAGAGAGTCGCAAATTGGATTGGAACAGCTCATCAAAAACTAACGCCTATAATAAAGGATATGTTCCCTCTGgcggagaaaaaaaa ATTGAGGTCCAAAAACTGGAATGGAAAGCACAGTCGAGGATCCGATCTTTGGATAATGCTGCTCATAGGCCTg gTGGAGGtagcaaaaaaattcaagtgcATAAAGTGGAATGGAACGCCAATTCTAAAGTTGGTTCAAATGATAACGTTAAACATAGACCTGGTGGCGGAAATGTTAAG atCATCAATCAAAAGTTAGATATCAATGTAAAACAAGGTAAAGTTGGAAGTCTGGAAAATGTGAAACACAAGCCTGGAGGTGGAGAAAAGAAGGTTTTTAATGATGTCGagtatttaaaacaaatgaGCGAACATTCTAATATGTCCTCTCGAGTGCATTCTAATACAAAC TCGAGACGTAGAGAATCGATTTCATCTAATCGAAGCTCTGAGGATAGTGGGCCCACTCGTCAAATGACGAATTCTTCCGTGTATGTTTT
- the tau gene encoding uncharacterized protein tau isoform X1 — MSSKSNVSIQSKHSTKSSNSVIGEVDADENDLVDESNDVNEELIDQQAEGAPHSDMETNDNDPEINTDIHEGEEKQAEEVEEPLIEESKAIELGSEKDDKEEDDDDIGSVHSEKVSGDATTGVTDTGPQSTTQEQDDEMALGNTNEKEGEEFPSPEEERNEMEETEVENLERDNLDLEEDEEEHEIIPSLEHSLSIPDEDKAEYTVSAPESRRNSLAEESNTFKPHLSLAEKMVPAKSLVYKKVHRGKTPYYLKNIRSTIHQTFTSNLNYDKICLPKLRNDSKGDNDSGVDESTQNSGISSSPKKNLSGGANKSTFSPNGSPLKNRSGRTTLKPLSHAPRFARSKSVPKPLSSFSFSQQQTPEPIKKVSMNKIKVGMTSSPNLKQIHSKIGSLEKAHHRPGGGNFKVESRKLDWNSSSKTNAYNKGYVPSGGEKKIEVQKLEWKAQSRIRSLDNAAHRPGGGSKKIQVHKVEWNANSKVGSNDNVKHRPGGGNVKIINQKLDINVKQGKVGSLENVKHKPGGGEKKVFNDVEYLKQMSEHSNMSSRVHSNTNSRRRESISSNRSSEDSGPTRQMTNSSVYVLPEKKPLYKPHSYQSQVARKMSPMSSGF; from the exons ATGTCTTCAAAATCAAATGTTTCCATCCAATCTAAGCATTCGACAAAAAGCTCGAATTCAGTCATTGGAGAGGTAGACGCAGATGAAAATGATCTTGTGGATGAATCCAACGACGTCAACGAAGAACTTATAGATCAACAGGCTGAAGGAGCCCCACATAGCGACATGGAAACGAATGATAATGATCCCGAAATAAATACCGATATTCATGAGGGAGAAGAAAAG CAGGCGGAAGAAGTAGAGGAACCGCTGATTGAAGAATCTAAAGCCATTGAGTTAGGTTCAGAAAAGGATGACAAAGAGGAGGATGATGATGATATTGGGAGTGTCCACTCAGAAAAAGTAAGTGGAGATGCCACAACAGGTGTTACTGATACAGGACCTCAATCAACGACTCAAGAGCAGGATGATGAAATGGCTTTAggtaatacaaatgaaaaagaGGGAGAAGAATTTCCCAGCCCTGAAGAGGAACGAAATGAGATGGAGGAAACAGAGGTTGAAAATTTAGAGAGAGATAACTTAGATTTAGAGGAGGATGAGGAAGAGCATGAGATAATTCCGTCCTTGGAACATAGTTTATCCATACCCGACGAAGATAAAGCCGAATATACCGTTTCAGCTCCTGAATCAAGAAGAAATTCATTGGCTGAAGAATCTAATACGTTTAAACCACATTTAAGTCTCGCAGAGAAAATGGTTCCTGCAAAGtcattagtttataaaaaag TTCACCGAGGAAAAACTCCTTATTACTTAAAGAATATCCGTTCTACTATTCATCAAACCTTTACGTCCAATCTTAACTACGATAAAATATGTTTACCTAAACTTCGAAATGATTCAA aaGGTGACAATGATAGTGGTGTGGATGAAAGCACTCAAAACTCTGGGATATCTTCTTCACCGAAGAAAAATCTCTCCGGAGGTGcaaataaatcaactttttctCCCAATGGATCTCCTTTAAAAAACCGTAGCGGGCGCACGACATTAAAGCCGCTAAGTCATGCCCCACGTTTTGCAAGGAGTAAGTCGGTTCCTAAGCCATTAAGTAGCTTTAGCTTCTCTCAACAACAGACTCCTGAGCCCATCAAGAAAG TCTCCATGAATAAGATCAAAGTTGGAATGACATCCTCAcccaatttaaaacaaattcataGTAAAATTGGAAGCTTAGAAAAGGCTCATCATCGTCCAGGTGGTGGAAATTTCAAAGTAGAGAGTCGCAAATTGGATTGGAACAGCTCATCAAAAACTAACGCCTATAATAAAGGATATGTTCCCTCTGgcggagaaaaaaaa ATTGAGGTCCAAAAACTGGAATGGAAAGCACAGTCGAGGATCCGATCTTTGGATAATGCTGCTCATAGGCCTg gTGGAGGtagcaaaaaaattcaagtgcATAAAGTGGAATGGAACGCCAATTCTAAAGTTGGTTCAAATGATAACGTTAAACATAGACCTGGTGGCGGAAATGTTAAG atCATCAATCAAAAGTTAGATATCAATGTAAAACAAGGTAAAGTTGGAAGTCTGGAAAATGTGAAACACAAGCCTGGAGGTGGAGAAAAGAAGGTTTTTAATGATGTCGagtatttaaaacaaatgaGCGAACATTCTAATATGTCCTCTCGAGTGCATTCTAATACAAAC TCGAGACGTAGAGAATCGATTTCATCTAATCGAAGCTCTGAGGATAGTGGGCCCACTCGTCAAATGACGAATTCTTCCGTGTATGTTTT
- the tau gene encoding uncharacterized protein tau isoform X6 has protein sequence MSSKSNVSIQSKHSTKSSNSVIGEVDADENDLVDESNDVNEELIDQQAEGAPHSDMETNDNDPEINTDIHEGEEKAEEVEEPLIEESKAIELGSEKDDKEEDDDDIGSVHSEKVSGDATTGVTDTGPQSTTQEQDDEMALGNTNEKEGEEFPSPEEERNEMEETEVENLERDNLDLEEDEEEHEIIPSLEHSLSIPDEDKAEYTVSAPESRRNSLAEESNTFKPHLSLAEKMVPAKSLVYKKVHRGKTPYYLKNIRSTIHQTFTSNLNYDKICLPKLRNDSKGDNDSGVDESTQNSGISSSPKKNLSGGANKSTFSPNGSPLKNRSGRTTLKPLSHAPRFARSKSVPKPLSSFSFSQQQTPEPIKKVSMNKIKVGMTSSPNLKQIHSKIGSLEKAHHRPGGGNFKVESRKLDWNSSSKTNAYNKGYVPSGGEKKIEVQKLEWKAQSRIRSLDNAAHRPGGGSKKIQVHKVEWNANSKVGSNDNVKHRPGGGNVKIINQKLDINVKQGKVGSLENVKHKPGGGEKKVFNDVEYLKQMSEHSNMSSRVHSNTNSPEPSIFVESTDSNGLVLN, from the exons ATGTCTTCAAAATCAAATGTTTCCATCCAATCTAAGCATTCGACAAAAAGCTCGAATTCAGTCATTGGAGAGGTAGACGCAGATGAAAATGATCTTGTGGATGAATCCAACGACGTCAACGAAGAACTTATAGATCAACAGGCTGAAGGAGCCCCACATAGCGACATGGAAACGAATGATAATGATCCCGAAATAAATACCGATATTCATGAGGGAGAAGAAAAG GCGGAAGAAGTAGAGGAACCGCTGATTGAAGAATCTAAAGCCATTGAGTTAGGTTCAGAAAAGGATGACAAAGAGGAGGATGATGATGATATTGGGAGTGTCCACTCAGAAAAAGTAAGTGGAGATGCCACAACAGGTGTTACTGATACAGGACCTCAATCAACGACTCAAGAGCAGGATGATGAAATGGCTTTAggtaatacaaatgaaaaagaGGGAGAAGAATTTCCCAGCCCTGAAGAGGAACGAAATGAGATGGAGGAAACAGAGGTTGAAAATTTAGAGAGAGATAACTTAGATTTAGAGGAGGATGAGGAAGAGCATGAGATAATTCCGTCCTTGGAACATAGTTTATCCATACCCGACGAAGATAAAGCCGAATATACCGTTTCAGCTCCTGAATCAAGAAGAAATTCATTGGCTGAAGAATCTAATACGTTTAAACCACATTTAAGTCTCGCAGAGAAAATGGTTCCTGCAAAGtcattagtttataaaaaag TTCACCGAGGAAAAACTCCTTATTACTTAAAGAATATCCGTTCTACTATTCATCAAACCTTTACGTCCAATCTTAACTACGATAAAATATGTTTACCTAAACTTCGAAATGATTCAA aaGGTGACAATGATAGTGGTGTGGATGAAAGCACTCAAAACTCTGGGATATCTTCTTCACCGAAGAAAAATCTCTCCGGAGGTGcaaataaatcaactttttctCCCAATGGATCTCCTTTAAAAAACCGTAGCGGGCGCACGACATTAAAGCCGCTAAGTCATGCCCCACGTTTTGCAAGGAGTAAGTCGGTTCCTAAGCCATTAAGTAGCTTTAGCTTCTCTCAACAACAGACTCCTGAGCCCATCAAGAAAG TCTCCATGAATAAGATCAAAGTTGGAATGACATCCTCAcccaatttaaaacaaattcataGTAAAATTGGAAGCTTAGAAAAGGCTCATCATCGTCCAGGTGGTGGAAATTTCAAAGTAGAGAGTCGCAAATTGGATTGGAACAGCTCATCAAAAACTAACGCCTATAATAAAGGATATGTTCCCTCTGgcggagaaaaaaaa ATTGAGGTCCAAAAACTGGAATGGAAAGCACAGTCGAGGATCCGATCTTTGGATAATGCTGCTCATAGGCCTg gTGGAGGtagcaaaaaaattcaagtgcATAAAGTGGAATGGAACGCCAATTCTAAAGTTGGTTCAAATGATAACGTTAAACATAGACCTGGTGGCGGAAATGTTAAG atCATCAATCAAAAGTTAGATATCAATGTAAAACAAGGTAAAGTTGGAAGTCTGGAAAATGTGAAACACAAGCCTGGAGGTGGAGAAAAGAAGGTTTTTAATGATGTCGagtatttaaaacaaatgaGCGAACATTCTAATATGTCCTCTCGAGTGCATTCTAATACAAAC
- the tau gene encoding uncharacterized protein tau isoform X4, translating to MSSKSNVSIQSKHSTKSSNSVIGEVDADENDLVDESNDVNEELIDQQAEGAPHSDMETNDNDPEINTDIHEGEEKQAEEVEEPLIEESKAIELGSEKDDKEEDDDDIGSVHSEKVSGDATTGVTDTGPQSTTQEQDDEMALGNTNEKEGEEFPSPEEERNEMEETEVENLERDNLDLEEDEEEHEIIPSLEHSLSIPDEDKAEYTVSAPESRRNSLAEESNTFKPHLSLAEKMVPAKSLVYKKVHRGKTPYYLKNIRSTIHQTFTSNLNYDKICLPKLRNDSKGDNDSGVDESTQNSGISSSPKKNLSGGANKSTFSPNGSPLKNRSGRTTLKPLSHAPRFARSKSVPKPLSSFSFSQQQTPEPIKKVSMNKIKVGMTSSPNLKQIHSKIGSLEKAHHRPGGGNFKVESRKLDWNSSSKTNAYNKGYVPSGGEKKIEVQKLEWKAQSRIRSLDNAAHRPGGGSKKIQVHKVEWNANSKVGSNDNVKHRPGGGNVKIINQKLDINVKQGKVGSLENVKHKPGGGEKKVFNDVEYLKQMSEHSNMSSRVHSNTNSPEPSIFVESTDSNGLVLN from the exons ATGTCTTCAAAATCAAATGTTTCCATCCAATCTAAGCATTCGACAAAAAGCTCGAATTCAGTCATTGGAGAGGTAGACGCAGATGAAAATGATCTTGTGGATGAATCCAACGACGTCAACGAAGAACTTATAGATCAACAGGCTGAAGGAGCCCCACATAGCGACATGGAAACGAATGATAATGATCCCGAAATAAATACCGATATTCATGAGGGAGAAGAAAAG CAGGCGGAAGAAGTAGAGGAACCGCTGATTGAAGAATCTAAAGCCATTGAGTTAGGTTCAGAAAAGGATGACAAAGAGGAGGATGATGATGATATTGGGAGTGTCCACTCAGAAAAAGTAAGTGGAGATGCCACAACAGGTGTTACTGATACAGGACCTCAATCAACGACTCAAGAGCAGGATGATGAAATGGCTTTAggtaatacaaatgaaaaagaGGGAGAAGAATTTCCCAGCCCTGAAGAGGAACGAAATGAGATGGAGGAAACAGAGGTTGAAAATTTAGAGAGAGATAACTTAGATTTAGAGGAGGATGAGGAAGAGCATGAGATAATTCCGTCCTTGGAACATAGTTTATCCATACCCGACGAAGATAAAGCCGAATATACCGTTTCAGCTCCTGAATCAAGAAGAAATTCATTGGCTGAAGAATCTAATACGTTTAAACCACATTTAAGTCTCGCAGAGAAAATGGTTCCTGCAAAGtcattagtttataaaaaag TTCACCGAGGAAAAACTCCTTATTACTTAAAGAATATCCGTTCTACTATTCATCAAACCTTTACGTCCAATCTTAACTACGATAAAATATGTTTACCTAAACTTCGAAATGATTCAA aaGGTGACAATGATAGTGGTGTGGATGAAAGCACTCAAAACTCTGGGATATCTTCTTCACCGAAGAAAAATCTCTCCGGAGGTGcaaataaatcaactttttctCCCAATGGATCTCCTTTAAAAAACCGTAGCGGGCGCACGACATTAAAGCCGCTAAGTCATGCCCCACGTTTTGCAAGGAGTAAGTCGGTTCCTAAGCCATTAAGTAGCTTTAGCTTCTCTCAACAACAGACTCCTGAGCCCATCAAGAAAG TCTCCATGAATAAGATCAAAGTTGGAATGACATCCTCAcccaatttaaaacaaattcataGTAAAATTGGAAGCTTAGAAAAGGCTCATCATCGTCCAGGTGGTGGAAATTTCAAAGTAGAGAGTCGCAAATTGGATTGGAACAGCTCATCAAAAACTAACGCCTATAATAAAGGATATGTTCCCTCTGgcggagaaaaaaaa ATTGAGGTCCAAAAACTGGAATGGAAAGCACAGTCGAGGATCCGATCTTTGGATAATGCTGCTCATAGGCCTg gTGGAGGtagcaaaaaaattcaagtgcATAAAGTGGAATGGAACGCCAATTCTAAAGTTGGTTCAAATGATAACGTTAAACATAGACCTGGTGGCGGAAATGTTAAG atCATCAATCAAAAGTTAGATATCAATGTAAAACAAGGTAAAGTTGGAAGTCTGGAAAATGTGAAACACAAGCCTGGAGGTGGAGAAAAGAAGGTTTTTAATGATGTCGagtatttaaaacaaatgaGCGAACATTCTAATATGTCCTCTCGAGTGCATTCTAATACAAAC
- the LOC139905363 gene encoding uncharacterized protein, whose amino-acid sequence MSGQEIENSHSNPEEASDFSNNVSLNDFIRKEEKYSTLRHNIIAKEMSNESIKRRESSLSVASYKPPNSDDYENGDWRKDNDSVKTLRGESPVSIKYTRNGDADSLKSADSGRPPSKNENELESRPNSKSSTQSHDSKNQNNLRLNSRDNSVASLEINAIASLPDNENVQTDIEDHHSHSDKVSRSSSVKSQESRPGSTDSKVVSRPLSASSKKSLESNKVENEGSLHEEVSLDGGSMKSLSEKQREV is encoded by the coding sequence AATTCCCATTCCAACCCCGAAGAGGCCAGTGATTTCTCGAATAACGTAAGTTTAAACGATTTTATACGAAAGGAAGAGAAATACAGCACACTTCGTCATAATATAATAGCCAAGGAAATGAGTAATGAGAGCATCAAACGACGGGAGTCATCCCTCTCCGTTGCAAGCTATAAGCCCCCAAATAGTGATGACTATGAAAACGGGGATTGGAGAAAGGATAATGATTCTGTGAAGACTTTGAGAGGAGAATCTCCCGTTTCCATCAAATATACAAGAAATGGGGATGCGGATTCACTCAAGTCAGCAGATAGTGGAAGACCAccatctaaaaatgaaaatgaattggaGTCTAGACCCAATTCCAAATCCTCTACTCAGTCTCATGAttcgaaaaatcaaaataatttacgtCTTAATTCAAGAGACAACTCTGTCGCCTCGTTAGAAATAAATGCCATAGCAAGTTTACCGGATAATGAAAATGTGCAAACAGATATTGAAGATCATCATTCTCATTCGGATAAAGTATCTCGATCATCCTCCGTTAAATCACAGGAAAGTCGACCAGGGTCTACAGATTCTAAAGTTGTATCAAGGCCACTCTCTGCCAGTTCTAAAAAGTCATTAGAAAGCAATAAGGTAGAAAATGAAGGGTCACTCCACGAAGAAGTTTCATTAGATGGAGGATCTATGAAATCCCTTTCAGAGAAGCAAAGGGAAGTTTAA